One window of the Eschrichtius robustus isolate mEscRob2 chromosome X, mEscRob2.pri, whole genome shotgun sequence genome contains the following:
- the LOC137757430 gene encoding A-kinase anchor protein 4-like, whose translation MSDNNIDWLHSHKSMCKVDLYSPTGQQYQDQKVICFVDVSTLNMEDKDSKDAAGSNSRGDLNLESLEEEKIIVIKVTEKQDSPKMEMSVCLFKRAPSNPGSVLNRLLSDLQKYTLCFQHALSPSSSSCRHKLGDTEGKCHKLPSGNCYRFYADQLKMEYVAKGPQGQHLEMTASKNTSNNQSPSTSPAKSPSNQRAVISPDGECSTDDPSFYVNRLSPLVIQMAYKKIKEKLEGGSKCLHHSIYPPSGDKGKNSPRSAVSKITSEMAHDAVEVTSAERRGTGEECRKGGQKTFLYSELANKSKGGDKQMCQRDNKEFADSTSKMFMVYTNQVASDTMVSVMQNLKVHSSGKPIPSCVVLRRALLKHTKEIVSNLIDSCLKNLYNNTRVLMANSDFVSTVKRNLFNHGKQNTADIIEAMLKRLVCALLGEKKETKSRSSSHASLKAGCHDPKCKNQSLEFSAMKAEMKGKDKGKMKPEECKSLTSGEKVSEHTLKESLTMWNQNHGNQGKMAGKACANKEEKREKISLSMDSLAKNLIVSALRLIQYYLTQQAKGKDAFKDCLGSTTGYMTQSAQYKKRRGSQSAKALSMKHLESRGAPESSTSLKENQHLDSQRLDMSNIVLSLIQTLLSESSFNCGDLREGENKRSEPRTDKGATMSKRPDKGEEQCQDNQELDFISGMKQVNRQFIDQLVESVMKLCLIMAKYCNNGAALAELEEQAALANNPNYQAGGPRCSHDAAMSQNYQDSPGPEVIVNNQCSTSSLQKQLQAVLQWIAASQFNIPMLYFAGDDAGQLKKLPEVSAKAAEKGYSVGDLPQEVMKFAKEQPRDEAVGNGLENNC comes from the exons ATGGAGATGTCAGTGTGCCTTTTCAAACGAGCTCCTTCTAATCCTGGAAGTGTCCTCAATCGTCTACTCAGTGATCTTCAGAAGTACACCTTGTGTTTCCAACATGCACTTAGCCCCTCATCCTCCAGCTGTAGACATAAACTAGGAGACACAGAGGGCAAATGTCACAAACTGCCCTCTGGGAACTGCTACAGATTCTATGCCGATCAACTGAAAATGGAGTATGTGGCCAAAGGACCTCAAGGCCAACATCTGGAAATGACAGCGTCCAAAAACACCAGCAATAACCAGAGTCCTTCCACCTCACCAGCCAAGTCTCCTAGCAATCAGAGGGCAGTTATCTCCCCTGATGGAGAATGTTCTACGGATGACCCTTCCTTCTATGTCAACCGACTATCTCCTCTGGTGATCCAGATGGCCTATAAGAAAATCAAGGAGAAGTTGGAAGGTGGAAGCAAATGTCTTCATCATTCAATCTATCCACCCAGTGGGGACAAAGGGAAAAACAGCCCTCGTAGTGCTGTGAGCAAGATCACTTCTGAAATGGCCCATGATGCTGTGGAAGTGACCTCTGCAGAAAGGCGGGGCACTGGGGAGGAGTGTAGGAAAGGTGGCCAAAAAACCTTTCTGTATAGTGAATTAGCCAACAAGAGCAAAGGTGGAGACAAACAGATGTGCCAAAGAGACAATAAGGAATTTGCAGATTCGACCAGCAAAATGTTCATGGTTTACACAAATCAAGTGGCATCTGACACGATGGTCTCTGTTATGCAGAACTTGAAAGTTCATAGCTCTGGGAAGCCAATTCCATCTTGTGTGGTCCTGAGGAGGGCGCTGTTAAAACACACCAAGGAAATTGTGTCCAATTTGATCGACTCCTGCCTGAAGAACCTATATAATAACACCAGGGTCCTGATGGCCAACTCAGACTTTGTCTCAACTGTCAAGAGGAATCTGTTCAACCATGGGAAACAAAACACTGCTGATATCATAGAGGCCATGCTGAAGCGTCTTGTCTGTGctcttcttggggaaaaaaaggaaactaagtcTCGGAGTTCGTCACATGCGTCTTTGAAAGCTGGGTGCCATGATCCCAAATGCAAGAACCAAAGTCTTGAATTCTCAGCTATGAAGGCCGAGATGAAGGGGAAGGACAAAGGCAAAATGAAACCAGAGGAGTGCAAGTCATTGACCAGTGGTGAGAAAGTCAGCGAACATACCCTCAAGGAGAGCCTGACAATGTGGAATCAAAATCATGGCAATCAAGGCAAGATGGCTGGCAAAGCATGCGCCAataaggaggaaaagagagagaagatcaGCCTTTCCATGGATTCACTGGCAAAGAACTTGATTGTCTCTGCCCTTAGGCTGATCCAATACTATCTGACCCAGCAGGCCAAGGGCAAAGATGCATTTAAAGACTGTCTTGGTTCTACCACCGGCTATATGACTCAGAGTGCCCAATACAAAAAGCGCAGAGGTAGCCAAAGTGCCAAGGCACTTTCAATGAAACATCTAGAATCTCGTGGAGCACCTGAATCATCCACCTCTCTAAAGGAGAATCAACACCTGGACTCCCAGAGGCTGGATATGTCAAACATCGTTCTGTCACTGATTCAAACACTGCTTAGTGAGAGCTCCTTCAACTGCGGAGATCTACGTGAAGGTGAGAACAAACGTTCTGAGCCCAGGACAGACAAAGGAGCCACCATGTCCAAGAGGCCTGACAAAGGGGAAGAACAATGCCAGGACAATCAAGAACTTGACTTTATCAGTGGGATGAAGCAAGTGAACCGACAATTTATAGATCAACTGGTAGAATCTGTGATGAAGCTGTGCCTTATCATGGCTAAGTATTGCAACAATGGGGCAGCCCTTGCTGAGTTGGAAGAACAAGCAGCCTTGGCCAACAACCCCAACTACCAGGCCGGTGGCCCCAGATGTAGTCACGATGCTGCGATGTCACAGAACTATCAAGACTCTCCTGGACCTGAAGTCATTGTCAATAATCAGTGCTCAACAAGTAGCTTGCAAAAGCAGCTCCAGGCTGTCCTGCAGTGGATTGCGGCCTCACAATTTAACATACCCATGCTCTACTTCGCGGGAGATGATGCCGGACAACTGAAGAAG CTTCCTGAAGTTTCAGCTAAAGCAGCAGAGAAGGGGTACAGTGTAGGAGATCTTCCTCAAGAGGTCATGAAGTTCGCCAAGGAACAACCACGGGATGAAGCCGTGGGAAACGGGCTAGAAAACAACTGCTAG